Proteins from a single region of Lysinibacillus sp. JNUCC-52:
- a CDS encoding N-acetylglucosamine kinase, with translation MNEWLLIIDGGATKTACAIVHAESGEIQYTASLGGSNYQAIGVEPATDILRALLAKAQVFLQAQANPKITVATFAMAGFDSPNDHKIVTEIVQHTITATQLNIQTLIIENDAEATLLGVTAGQAGALLIAGTGAIAYAFDGEHIARSGGWGHRAGDEGSGYWLGQEVIRAIFRMEDGRGEPTILKDAVYNYLRIQDVTELAAWLFRPSYTNAQLAKMGAFLADAVAKKDACATHISIQAAYELVLLACAVLKKIRYQGEPFHLYCNGGALKHNPLILKTFSQEMTSMYPQIRVSLCQHQPIHYIIQRTKRAYDSL, from the coding sequence ATGAACGAATGGCTACTAATTATTGATGGCGGTGCAACAAAAACGGCATGTGCAATCGTACATGCCGAGTCAGGTGAAATCCAATATACAGCATCATTAGGAGGATCCAATTATCAGGCTATAGGTGTGGAGCCTGCTACGGATATATTACGAGCATTATTAGCAAAGGCTCAAGTATTTTTACAGGCGCAAGCTAACCCGAAAATTACTGTTGCCACGTTTGCTATGGCTGGGTTTGATTCTCCTAATGATCATAAAATTGTGACAGAAATTGTCCAACATACAATTACAGCGACACAGCTAAACATCCAGACGCTTATCATTGAAAATGATGCTGAAGCTACCTTATTAGGCGTCACCGCTGGACAGGCAGGTGCTTTACTCATAGCAGGAACGGGTGCCATTGCATATGCATTCGATGGTGAGCATATCGCACGTTCTGGTGGCTGGGGACATCGTGCAGGTGATGAAGGAAGTGGCTATTGGCTAGGGCAGGAAGTTATACGGGCCATTTTCCGCATGGAAGATGGCCGAGGTGAACCGACGATATTGAAAGATGCCGTCTACAACTATTTACGTATTCAAGATGTCACAGAACTTGCTGCATGGCTATTCCGCCCTTCTTATACGAATGCTCAATTAGCAAAAATGGGCGCATTTTTAGCCGATGCAGTTGCTAAAAAAGATGCTTGTGCTACTCATATCTCCATACAGGCTGCCTATGAATTAGTCCTTCTTGCATGTGCGGTACTTAAAAAAATTAGATATCAAGGAGAGCCATTTCATTTATATTGTAATGGTGGCGCTCTAAAGCATAACCCGCTAATATTAAAAACGTTTTCCCAGGAAATGACCTCCATGTATCCACAAATTCGAGTGTCTTTGTGCCAGCATCAGCCGATCCATTATATTATTCAGCGCACAAAAAGGGCGTATGACAGTCTTTAA
- a CDS encoding transglutaminase domain-containing protein, with the protein MWKKLAIIAILIIFLEPIYTVGKATVKQVVTWANNDDIETVLLATKEKIVDVTTKFSEDASIQTANPEDVKEQKLAVTAPVVQQPETKLVVTNAKEMADAMYSYYSSFSPTYEIQYKGSTERIEKIVEEAYDSAIKRDDYVYGHISKHSIRFEYGRKTAKIFGEQSYLMTPEQAAYVEMNAQEIVATIEKDAKTDVEKVRAVNDYIVAKTAYTEQTKSSPHSAYTVLAEHGGVCQGYALLAHTLLQKLGFETQYIVGYVGKEGHAWNLVKLDGQWYHLDTTWNDPVPDRSGAIRYQYFLVDDRTMARDHTWIANDYPKAISTTYSYYQDIDFPAQVGNQLFYSSISDDNKLYVLDMTTGKAQRVTKTRALYIVYADGWLYFSNYSHGAYLTKIRPDGSGEQVLNREDTKDLFIKDGYLYFMTDELKKMQL; encoded by the coding sequence TTGTGGAAAAAGCTAGCTATTATTGCAATACTTATCATTTTCTTAGAGCCAATTTATACAGTAGGTAAAGCGACAGTAAAACAAGTCGTTACTTGGGCAAATAATGATGACATTGAAACAGTGCTACTCGCAACAAAGGAGAAGATTGTTGATGTTACCACTAAATTTTCAGAAGATGCCTCCATACAAACAGCAAACCCTGAAGATGTGAAGGAACAAAAGCTAGCCGTTACTGCTCCAGTCGTACAGCAGCCTGAGACAAAGCTTGTTGTTACCAATGCCAAGGAAATGGCGGATGCAATGTACTCCTATTATAGTAGCTTTTCACCAACCTATGAGATTCAATATAAGGGAAGTACAGAACGAATCGAGAAGATTGTGGAAGAGGCCTATGATAGTGCAATTAAAAGAGATGATTATGTGTATGGGCATATTAGTAAGCATTCTATACGCTTTGAATATGGGAGAAAAACAGCCAAAATTTTTGGGGAACAAAGCTATTTAATGACGCCAGAGCAAGCAGCTTATGTTGAGATGAACGCTCAAGAAATAGTGGCTACAATTGAAAAAGACGCGAAGACCGATGTGGAGAAGGTTAGAGCTGTTAATGATTATATTGTGGCGAAAACAGCTTATACAGAACAAACGAAGTCAAGTCCACATAGTGCTTATACTGTGCTTGCAGAGCATGGTGGTGTTTGTCAGGGCTATGCATTATTAGCCCATACACTATTACAAAAACTTGGCTTTGAAACGCAATATATCGTTGGCTATGTCGGTAAGGAAGGGCATGCTTGGAATTTAGTGAAGCTTGACGGTCAATGGTATCATCTTGATACAACATGGAATGACCCTGTGCCAGATCGGAGCGGTGCTATAAGATACCAATATTTTTTAGTGGATGATCGCACAATGGCACGTGATCATACATGGATAGCAAATGATTATCCAAAAGCAATAAGTACCACTTATAGCTACTATCAAGATATCGATTTCCCCGCGCAAGTAGGAAATCAATTATTTTATAGCAGTATTTCTGATGACAATAAATTGTACGTGCTTGATATGACGACAGGTAAAGCTCAGCGTGTTACGAAAACGCGTGCACTATATATTGTGTATGCTGACGGATGGCTATATTTTAGTAATTATTCGCATGGCGCCTATTTAACGAAAATTCGTCCTGATGGAAGCGGTGAACAAGTATTAAATAGGGAAGACACGAAGGACTTATTTATTAAAGATGGCTATTTATATTTCATGACAGATGAACTGAAGAAAATGCAGCTATAA
- a CDS encoding transglutaminase domain-containing protein, with protein MKKWLLSGATLLMLSPTVASAQSQSLNMQAPVAYNVVASTKIETLDQLTNEIAKQLNNFATEIKVTYSGSMSGFDKKLMEAFEKAQQKSTYASGHLQGMTMTADSTGNVTYKVKYFTTSAQETAVQKKIDGILKTIIKPTMTQFQKVKAVNDYIVSNTSYGSKTKASPHSAYALLFEGQAVCQGYALTAYKMLEQAGIETKYVVGYVNGNEAHAWNMVEVDGKWYHLDTTWNDPLPNRIGASSYDYFLVSDAQLKKDHTWITSNYPAATSTAYQFMQNVHFAHQINNTLFFSNTADNDKLYKLDLVSGKKTKVVDTRALYITGVGENLYYSNYSNGGYLTKLNLKTLKSSVVVKQSVSDLMINSGYLVYKVNGKEQKLKIN; from the coding sequence GTGAAAAAATGGTTGTTAAGTGGTGCCACATTGTTGATGTTAAGTCCAACTGTAGCCAGTGCACAAAGTCAGTCTTTAAACATGCAAGCACCTGTTGCTTATAATGTGGTGGCAAGCACAAAGATAGAAACGTTGGATCAGCTTACAAATGAAATAGCAAAACAACTTAATAATTTTGCTACAGAAATAAAAGTTACATATAGTGGTTCAATGTCGGGTTTTGATAAAAAGTTAATGGAAGCATTTGAGAAGGCACAGCAAAAGTCTACTTATGCAAGTGGTCATCTTCAAGGAATGACAATGACTGCGGACTCTACAGGAAACGTGACTTATAAAGTGAAGTATTTTACGACTTCAGCGCAAGAAACGGCCGTTCAGAAAAAGATTGATGGTATATTAAAAACGATTATTAAACCAACTATGACACAATTTCAGAAAGTGAAAGCAGTTAATGATTATATCGTGTCAAATACTAGTTATGGTTCAAAAACGAAAGCAAGTCCACATAGCGCGTACGCACTATTATTTGAAGGACAAGCTGTATGTCAGGGCTATGCATTAACAGCATATAAAATGTTAGAGCAAGCTGGCATTGAAACAAAATATGTAGTAGGTTATGTGAATGGCAATGAAGCGCATGCTTGGAATATGGTGGAGGTTGATGGTAAGTGGTATCATCTTGATACGACATGGAATGATCCTTTACCAAATCGTATAGGGGCATCTTCCTATGATTATTTCCTTGTATCAGATGCTCAGCTAAAGAAAGACCATACTTGGATTACATCTAATTATCCTGCCGCAACAAGTACAGCATATCAATTTATGCAAAATGTACATTTTGCACACCAAATTAATAATACTCTATTCTTTAGCAACACAGCAGACAACGATAAATTGTATAAACTCGATTTAGTCAGTGGGAAGAAAACTAAGGTAGTGGATACTCGAGCACTATATATTACAGGTGTTGGGGAAAATCTTTATTATAGCAATTATAGTAATGGCGGTTACTTAACAAAACTAAATTTGAAAACATTAAAATCGAGTGTAGTTGTTAAGCAATCGGTATCGGACTTAATGATTAATAGCGGATATTTAGTATATAAAGTTAATGGTAAAGAGCAAAAGCTAAAAATTAACTAA
- a CDS encoding metal-sensitive transcriptional regulator: MEYSDQVKNRVKRMEGQLRGILKMMEEEKDCKAVITQLSAVRSAVDRTVGVIVSTNLLECVQNAEGDGEKMNEVIQEAVNLVVKSR, translated from the coding sequence GTGGAATATTCAGATCAAGTGAAAAATCGTGTAAAGCGAATGGAAGGCCAGTTACGTGGTATTTTGAAAATGATGGAGGAAGAAAAGGACTGTAAAGCAGTTATTACACAATTATCTGCTGTACGCTCAGCGGTAGATCGTACGGTCGGCGTAATTGTTAGTACAAATCTGTTAGAATGTGTTCAAAATGCTGAGGGTGACGGCGAGAAAATGAATGAAGTAATTCAAGAAGCTGTAAATTTAGTTGTCAAAAGCCGTTAG
- a CDS encoding glycosyltransferase family 2 protein, with amino-acid sequence MKKIAAIIPTYNPQQSFITFVHQLLATSITQVVIVNDGSDEKYETIFEELKKIDRCKVLQHEQNIGKGRALKTAFSYIWSKRENVQGVLTVGAHGQHTLEDIKLVLTMTKVFSEGIVLGIRNFHSSDSTFFSYWGNRATSLLFELLFHKKLMDTQTGLRYIEIKELPWLIEVKGDRFEYDTNMLIMALKRKCPIFEVEIGQLRLKKNSIIQYDELTNAGTVMTKMLLKYLKP; translated from the coding sequence ATGAAAAAAATTGCAGCAATTATTCCAACATATAATCCGCAACAATCATTTATAACATTTGTACATCAATTATTAGCTACCTCAATTACGCAAGTTGTTATTGTGAATGATGGTAGCGATGAAAAATATGAAACTATATTTGAAGAGTTAAAGAAAATAGATAGATGTAAAGTGCTCCAACACGAACAGAATATTGGGAAGGGCAGAGCATTAAAAACAGCTTTCTCTTATATATGGTCTAAACGAGAGAATGTTCAGGGTGTTCTAACAGTAGGTGCACATGGACAGCATACGTTAGAGGATATTAAATTAGTATTGACCATGACCAAAGTATTTTCAGAAGGCATTGTCTTAGGAATACGCAATTTTCATTCTTCTGATAGTACGTTCTTTTCATATTGGGGAAATCGAGCAACGAGTTTATTGTTTGAATTATTGTTTCATAAAAAACTAATGGATACACAAACAGGATTACGTTACATAGAGATCAAAGAGTTACCATGGCTCATAGAAGTAAAAGGGGATCGTTTTGAATACGATACAAACATGCTCATCATGGCCTTAAAAAGAAAATGTCCAATATTCGAAGTGGAGATTGGTCAGCTACGTTTAAAAAAGAATTCGATTATTCAATACGATGAATTAACAAATGCAGGTACAGTAATGACTAAAATGCTTTTAAAATATTTGAAACCGTAG